Genomic segment of Aliiroseovarius sp. M344:
GCGTGGGTGTGTCGGTGGTGAATGCGCTGTCCGATTGGCTTGAGCTTCGTATCTGGCGTGGCGGGAAAGAGCACGTCGCAAGGTTCGAGCGCGGCGAGACAGTCGAGCACCTGAAGGTTGTGGGTGATTGCGGTGATCGGACGGGAACCGAAGTGCGGTTTCTGGCCTCGACCGACACGTTTTCGAACCTCGAATACCAGTTCAAGACACTGGAGAACCGACTGCGCGAGCTGAGCTTCCTGAACTCGGGCGTGCGGATCATCATCGAAGATGAGCGGCCTGCCGAAAAACTTCATACCGAACTGCATTATGATGGCGGCGTGAAAGAGTTCGTGAAGTACCTTGACCGGTCCAAGACATCCTTGATGGAAGAACCTATTTTCGTTACCGGCGAAAAAGACGGCATCGGGGTTGAGGTCGCGATGTGGTGGAATGATGGCTACCATGAGAATGTGCTGCCCTTCACCAACAACATCCCGCAACGCGACGGTGGTGCGCATTTGGCGGGCTTCCGTGGGGCGCTGACACGCACGCTGAACCTCTATGCCAACTCAAGCGGGCTGGCGAAGAAAGAGAAGATCAATTTTACCGGTGACGACGCGCGCGAGGGGCTGACTTGTGTCTTGTCCGTCAAAGTGCCGGATCCCAAATTCTCATCCCAGACCAAGGACAAGCTTGTCAGTTCCGAAGTCCGCCCGGCTGTCGAAGGGTTGATGAACGAAAAGCTGCAAGAATGGTTTGATGAGAACCCACAGATCGCCCGCATGATCGTTGGCAAAATCATCGAGGCGGCCCTGGCACGCGAAGCTGCCCGCAAGGCGCGCGAGATGACGCGCAAGAAGTCCTCGCTAGATATCGCATCCTTGCCGGGGAAACTGGCCGATTGTCAGGAACGCGACCCCGCCAAGCGCGAACTTTTCATGGTCGAGGGTGACTCGGCCGGTGGATCGGCAAAACAGGGTCGATCCCGCCACAATCAGGCCGTTTTGCCCCTGCGCGGCAAGATCCTGAACGTAGAGCGCGCGCGGTTTGATCGGATGCTGTCCAGTCAGGAAATCGGCACCATCATCACCGCATTGGGCACCGGCATTGGGCGTGATGAATTCGACATTTCGAAGCTGCGCTATCACAAGATCATCATCATGACCGATGCGGACGTCGATGGTGCACATATCCGGACTTTGTTGCTGACCTTCTTCTTCCGGCAAATGCCTGAATTGATTGAAGGCGGCTACCTCTATATTGCGCAGCCGCCGCTTTACAAGGTCGCCCGCGGTAAATCCGAGGTCTATGTAAAAGACCAGATTGGGCTTGAAGATTACCTGATTGATCAGGGCATCGAAGGAACCGTTCTGCGCCTCGCCAACGGCGAGGAAATCGCTGGCGCGGACCTGAGCCGCGTGGTCGAGGCCGCCCGGAACTTCCGTCGCATCCTCGACGCCTTCCCAACGCATTACCCGCGCAACATCCTAGAACAGGCCGCCCTTGCAGGGGCCTTTGATCCCGGCCGGGTGGATGCCGACCTGCAAGCCGTCGCCGAAAGCGTCGCAGCGCGTCTGGACAAAGTGGCCGTGGAATATGAGCGCGGTTGGCAAGGTCGGATTACGCAGGACCACGGTATTCGTCTGGCGCGTATCCTGCGGGGTGTCGAAGAAATCCGCACCCTTGACGGTGCCGTCCTTCGTTCAGGCGAAGCACGCCGCCTGTCATCGGTTTCAAAAGATACGCGCGACGTATATCGCGAAAGCTCAAATCTTGTTCGCAAAGACCGCGAAGTTATGGTGCAGGGGCCAATTGACTTGCTGCAAGCGATCCTTTCCGAAGGCGAGAAGGGCCTGACCCTGCAACGCTATAAAGGACTGGGCGAAATGAACCCCGGCCAACTGTGGGAAACCACTTTGGACCCAGAGGCTCGGACATTGTTGCAGGTGAAGGTGGATGATCTGGCGGATGCTGACGACTTATTCACCAAGCTGATGGGCGACGTTGTTGAACCCCGCCGTGAATTCATCCAGCAAAACGCATTGTCGGTCGAAAATTTGGATTTCTGAAGCTTCGTAGGTTGGAACAAACAATCGCGTTCCATGCAATCTGTCGTTGTTGATCGGATGTTTTTAGTGGTGCCGCTGAAGGGACTCGAACCCCCGACCCCATCATTACGAATGACGTGCTCTACCATCTGAGCTACAGCGGCCCAATTTAGCTGCCGCGCCAAAACAACGCGGCAGCGATCGGGGTTTTAGACGCGGGTTAGGCGCAGTGCAAGCGAATTTCACGCCGGTTGTTTAGGCAAAATGCACATTCACCGGCAGGCAACTGATTGCCTCCGTCCACATGCGATTGCATGAAAACGAAGGCCTGCAGAAAGTCACTTATTGCAGCGGGACGGCTTACGGTTTTTGCGGGTCGTCATCCTGCGCGGCGTCGCGGTCAGCCTCAATGATCTCGGCGTCAGGTACGTCATCCGCAGACTCGATATCCGGGTCTGAAATCTCGACGACTTCTTCCGCACTGTTCGCTTCGCCGACGATCATCGGCAGCATCTCAGCCCCGCCTTGCATGGCATTGTCTGTTTCTGGTGCCGACTTCCATGCCAATGTGTCAAACCCTTTGCACCCGTCGCAGACAGGGGCCCAGGCCGCATGAACGTGATTGCAGTTCTCGCACACCCATTGCGGGCCACGCGGCGCTGTGACGGCGCGGGCCAACAACGCGCGCACGGTTTGATCATCCGCCCCTTCCCCGCGTTCGATCGCGGCCAACAGAGTCAGGGCGCGTTGACTTGGCAGAACGTCGGGCAGGTCGCCCAGCGCTTTGCGGGCTTCGGAGTAATCTTCGGCCGCGATGTTCAACTCGGTCAGCAGCATTCGAGTTTCGGGGTCGCCATCGCGATGTTTTGTCAAAGCCCGGAACCGTTTCAAACGTTCGATCGCGGATTCTTCAGGAGCAATTTCGGCGAAAGCTGCGGCAATATCCGGATGCGGCTGCGCGCTCCACGCCTTTACCAAAACGCGGGTGGCATAGCGCGCTTTTCCGTTCTCAATATAAGTCCGGGCAGCCATAACGGCAGCAGGCACCAGATCTGGCGACAGCCGGTTCGCTTCGATGGCGGCTTCCCGCGCCTTGATGTCGTTGCCCTCGTGCAAAACGCCTTTGGCTTCTGACAGCGCCAGCACGGCGTCCCGCCGTCTGTGCACATCGCGCGGTAACGCACCATATTTCAGCTTCGCGCCCAGCGTCTTGCGCGCGCCAGACCAATCGTTGTGGCGGGCCTGCAAGCCAAGCAACACATCCTGGGTTTCGGTATGCCGCGGCTTCAGGGCAAAGGCCTTTTGCGCCAGCTTCATCGCGGTTTCGGTGTCACCTTCAGCCAACTTGTGTTTCATGATGCCCCGGACGCCAACAAACTGGGTCCGCTCGTCTTTTAACAACCGCTTATAGACCTCGTCAGCTTTGCGTTTATCGCCCGACATCTCGGCCGCTTGGGCGGTCAGCAGGTTGGTCAATTCTGGGCGGCGCAGGTACTTCTCGGCCCGGCTTGCCTTGGACATGGCGGTGCTACCTTCGCCTGATGCCAGCGCGATCATACCTTCGGCTAAAGCCTCGTATCCTTTGCGCTCGCGGGACCGGTCAAAATAGCGTGAAATCGCCGTCTCATCGCCGTTCACAAAGCGCACAAAGGCTATGATCAAGCCAAGCAGAATGATCGCAAGCCAGATCGCAACCACCAAAAGCACACCGGCAATAACAGCTTGCAGTGGCTCCAAGTTGAATTCCATCGATCCGACAGCAATGCGAATTCCGCCATCAGTCTCAAGCAAATAGCCCGCACCAAGCGTCAGCAACGCGATGGCAGTCACGAAAAGAATAATCTTAAAAAGAGACCAGAGCATCGGCGCGTCCTTAGTTGCTGTTTACTTGCTGGGCCAGGGCTTGACCGGCCACCAGCGCGTCATTGCGGGCCGTAGCCTGCGCGATCCATGCTTCAAGCGCAGGTTTGCCAGCATCCGGCATGGCCTCAAGCTCGGTCAGGGCCGCATCAATCCGCCCGTCCTTCAGGGCGGCTTCCGCCCGAGACAGGATTGCGTCTGGATCAGAACCTTCCTTTGGCTCAAGCGATCTGGCGCCCAATTGGGTGCGGAAGAAGGCCGAGACACGATCCATTTGTCCATCCTCAACAGCGGCACGGATCGACGCATCCAGCGCATCACGGGCGGCAGCGGGAAAGCCTGCTTGCAGCGCGGCCAGCGTTACGATGCCTTTTTCAGAATGGTCCGCCAACGCCGCTGGTGCTTCTAAACCTGCGTTTTTGGTCAGATCGAACAAGGCATCGCCAAAGGGTTGGCCGCTTTCAAGCGCAGCCAGTACACGTGACATCGCCGCGCGCGCGGCCGCTGCTTTGGCGGTTTCCGCCGCGTTGACCTCAAGGGTTTGCGCGACATCTTGGGCGCTGCTGATTCTTTCCAGTTCTGCGTCAAGCATCTGGCGCATCTGTTGCAGCTCGCGCTCATATGCGCTGGCGGCCGCGGCTGCGGCCTCCATTCCTGACCCTTCGGGCAATTTCTCAACCGTGTGAACGCGGTTTTCCAGATCTAGCAGTTTCGACGACAGCGCTTCGAATTGCGTGCGCACCTGATCAAGTTCGCCGCCCATCTCGCCACGCAAGCGATCCAGCTCTGTATCGCCCTGCAACTCGGCCAAAGTGGCTGATTGCGACGCTGCCGAACTTTCCAGACCGGATAGGCGATTGCCCATATCGGTCAGCTTTGCTTCGACCGGGTCAACAGCAGGCTGATTTGCAAACGGCCATTGATCCGGATACCGCGCCGCGCCAAAGCCCAGCGCTGCTGCGACAGCACCGCCAAGCAACAGCGGCATAAAGGTTGATCCACCTTGCGATGCTGGGCGTTCCTGTGCCATCGCGCTTTCGGTAGGGTCTGATGTCAGCTTCGTTTCCTCAACGCTGCCTTCGGCATCATCAGCTTCAGAACCGGCATCTGCTGCTTCAATGTCCTGCTGATCGTCTTCTGGTGGAGTCTGGTCAGACTCCTCTGGTGTGGGCTCATCTTCAGCTTTTTTTGAGCCTGCAGTCTCGGGTTCGTCAATGACAACGGCATCCTCTACCGTTTCCGGCTTGTCCTTAGCTGGTTTGCGGGATCTGGCCAATTTCGGAACCTCTCGAATCTCTTAATGAAAAAACGACACGTCGATAGTTTCAGCTTAGCTTGAGACCCATCCGTTCTCAAGCAAGGTCAGTGGCGAAGGGCTGCGACAATCCTGCCCACCATCGCGTCGCCTGTGGGTTGATTGATGACGTCGCATGATCCCCCCGTCACATCCTGCCACGCATCCGCCACAGCATCGCTTATTGCAATGACTTGGAGTCGCTGGCCCGGCTGCACAATAGCCCGCCCAATCAAACGCGCAGAACGGGGCGAGAAAAGGGGAAGGATGGTCGAACCCTCCCCTTCAAGCGCTGTGCTGGCAGCTTCGGTCAGCGGCAGTTCTTCCTGTCGATAGGTATGGATGGCGCTACTTTCGATCGACAACGCACGCAACGCCGCCGGAATATCAGTCGCAACATGGGATCCGCGCAGATACACGGTCCTGCCGGGGTTCGGTTGCGACCGAATCCATGTGATCAAAGCAGCCGCATCAAGCGCACAATGGCGCACCTCGCCGCCTGCTTTCGCCGCAGCCTCAGCCGTGCGCTCGCCGACACAGAAAACTGGTTTGCCTTCCAGTGATCCTTGGATGGCATGAACAGACGTCGCAATCACAACATCAAAGGCGGAAAGGTCGGGCCAGCCGGTCGTCGGAACGATCCGCAGGACAGGCGAAAGCACGGCGCAAACCTTGTCGCCCAAACGTGCCTCGACCTGCGCCAGAAACTGCGCCGAACTTTCGTCGGGGCGGGTAAGAACCAGCGTCTTTTGGGTGGACATAGGAAGCCTGCCGGGATTGTCTCGAACTAACTGTGGTGTTACCCCGACCGAACCCCTGACCGCAAACCAATCCTGCGTGGATGCCAATCGCGATGACCAACACTGTAACCCTTCTTGGGCTGGAAAGCTCTTGCGATGATACCGCTGCGGCGGTGGTGCGTCATACGCCAGGGTCGGCACCAGAAATCCTGTCTTCGGTTGTTGCAGGGCAAACTGCGCTTCATGCTGATTTCGGCGGCGTCGTCCCCGAGATTGCAGCCCGTGCCCATACAGAGAAACTGGATATTTGCGTGGAAGAGGCTCTATTGCAGGCCGATATGCGCCTATCAGATCTGGATGGAATTGCAGTCACAGCAGGACCCGGCCTGATCGGTGGCGTCGTGGCAGGGGTTATGTGCGCAAAGGGTCTGGCGGCGGGATCAGGGCTGCCGTTGATCGGTGTGAACCATCTGGCGGGCCACGCCCTAACCCCGCGACTGACGGATCAAGTGCGGTTTCCTTATCTGATCCTGCTGGTCTCTGGCGGTCATTGTCAGTTTCTGATCGCAAAAGGGCCAGATAGCTTTACCCGCCTTGGCGGCACCATCGATGATGCCCCTGGCGAGGCTTTTGACAAGACCGCCAAGCTTCTGGGTTTGCCCCAACCCGGCGGGCCAGCGGTCGAGCAAGAAGCGAGAGCGGGCGACCCCAAGCGGTTCAGGTTTCCGCGCCCCCTGCTGGATCGACCCGGATGCGACATGAGCTTTTCCGGGTTGAAAACTGCTCTGCTGCGCCAACGCGATAGCTTGGTTGCAGAACATGGCGGCTTGCACCGCGCCGATCGTACGGATCTGTGCGCTGGCTTTCAGGCTGCCATCGCCGATGTTCTGGCAGAGAAATCTCGGCGGGCGTTGTTGGAATATATTCACCTCTCGCCGCAAGCCCCGACACTTGCGGTGGCTGGCGGTGTCGCAGCAAATATGACTATTCGGCACGCGTTAGAGACTATTTGTGAAGAAGAAGGCGCTATGTTCCTTGCGCCGCCCCTTGCCCTTTGCACAGACAACGCGGCGATGATTGCCTGGGCCGGGATCGAACGTTTCCGAGCAGGCGGTCGGGACGATATGTCGTTGCAAGCACGGCCGCGCTGGCCACTGGACCAGAAAGCGCCTGCTATGCTTGGATCAGGCAAGAAAGGAGCAAAGGCATGAGTGTATCAGTTTTGGGCGCAGGCGCGTTTGGCACGGCCCTTGCGATATCCTTGTCGCGCACGGGGCAGCCCGTGACCCTCTGGGCGCGCGATCTAGCGGATATGCCGGCGGCGCGTGAGAACAAACGGCGCCTTCCTGGTTTTTCATTTCCAGATCGTCTGATGGTAACGGACAATCTTGGCAAGGCGACGCAGGCTGACATCTTGTTGTTGGCGACGCCAATGCAGAGTTTAGCTGGATTTGTGACTGACCATGCGTCTGAATTGGACGGAAAAACACTGGTGGCGTGCTGCAAGGGCATAGATTTGAAATCCGGCCTTGGACCCGCCGAGATCATCCGTCGCGCCTGCCCTTCGGCCACCACTGCCATTTTGTCGGGGCCAAGTTTTGCAGTGGATATCGCTGCTGGGCTTCCAACAGCGCTGACGCTGGCAGTTGAAGATGGCCACGCCCTACAGGCCGCGTTGTCTACGCAAAATATCCGCCTGTACCGCAGCGCGGATCTTGTTGGTGTCGAAATCGGTGGCGCTTTGAAAAACGTCGTAGCGATTGCCTGCGGTATTACCATCGGTGCAGGGCTCGGCGAAAGCGCGCATGCTGCGCTGATGACCCGCGGCTTTGCCGAGATGCAGCGCTTTGCTTTGTCTCAAGGTGCTCAACCCGATACGCTGTCTGGCCTGTCCGGCTTCGGCGATCTGGCGCTGACCTGCTCGTCCGAAAAGTCCCGAAATTTTGCCTTTGGGTTGGCCCTTGGTCGCGGCGACCTGCCACCAAAAGGCACCACCGTTGAAGGCAAGTCCACCGCCAAAGCCGTCTCTAACCTAGCCAAGAAGATCGGTTTGGATATGCCGATCGCGGACATGGTTGTGGCCGTATTGGATAATCACCTGACAATCAACGAGGCGGTCGCCATGCTGCTCGCCCGCCCCCTGAAGGAGGAATAAAATGCTCGTAGCCCTCATCTGCACCGACAAGCCCGGCGCAATTGAAACCCGAAAAGCCAACCGCGATGCACATCTGGCATATATCAAAGAAACCGGCGTGGTCGCCCAAGCTGGCCCGTTTCTGGATGCTGATGGTATGATGTGCGGATCGCTGCTGATCCTTGATGTTGCGAACATGGACGCAGCACAGGCATGGGCAAACGGCGATCCCTATGCAAAGGCTGGCCTGTTCGCGGATGTCCGCATCGAACAATGGAATAGGGTGGTCGGCTGATGGCGTTCTGGCTTTTCAAATCCGAAGTATCGACATGGAGCTGGGACCAGCAAGTCGCCAAGGGTGACACGGGCGAAGAGTGGGACGGCGTGCGCAATTATCAGGCGCGCAATCACATGCGAGATATGAAGGTGGGCGACCTTGGCTTCTTTTATCATTCGCAGAAGGAAAAAGAGATTGTTGGTATCGTCGAGGTGATTGCCGAAAGTCATCCAGACAGCACCACTGATGATGAGCGATGGGATTGCGTAGACATCAAAGCTGTGCGGCCCCTGAAAAACGCCGTCACCTTGGCGATGTGCAAAGAGGACGAACGCTTGGCAGACATGGTTCTAGTCAATAATACACGTCTGTCCGTGCAGCCTGTTACGAAAGAAGAATGGGACATCGTCTTGTCACTTTCCGGCGACGCCGACTAAGTTCTGTGGCATAAATTCCTAACCCTAACGCGTACAGGAGAGAAACTATGTTACAGGTTTTGGTCGCAGCAATTGCGGGCTACGCATTTGGTGCCGTCTGGTACATGGCCCTTGCGAAACCGTGGGTCAAAGCCACCGGGATCGCCGTGGATGAGGACGGTCGACCCACAGATAAGTCGCCCTTGCCTTTCATCGTCGCGTTTATCAGCGCCGTTGTTGTCGCTGGGATGATGCGCCACATCTTTGTCATGGCCGGGATAGACAGCGTCGGGAAAGGTCTGACCACTGGCCTTGGGCTTGGCCTATTTGTCGCTGCCCCGTGGATTGTGAACAATGTGATGTTTGGTGATCGCGATAAAAGCCTGATCTGGATTGACGGTGGCTATGCAGCAGGCGGATGCGCAGTAATCGGGCTAGTCCTCGCCCTGTTTTAACGATCTAAAAAACGAGAAAGGAGGGGCTGACGTCTCGGCCCCTCCTTTCCACCCCACGTGCTCCCCAGCACCACAAGCGACTTTGAAATTCGGGTCCGGCCATCCTAGCCTTCAATAGAAACCTAGCGGCAGCGATCGCACTTCGCAAGCATTCTTCCGTTACAAAGATAATAAAAATCAATATGTTAACTGGTCATTAAAAAAGGCGCCGCCAAAAATGGCAGCGCCTTCTGTAATGAACCGTCCCGGCTTAACCGTAGACGGATTCTTTGCCGAAATGCTTGACCAGCATGTAATACACAACGGCGCGATACTTGTTCCGCTCGCTGCGGCCATAGGTGTCGATGACAGCGTTGATTGCTTCCATCAGCTGCGGGCCATCTGCAAGACCAAGCTTCTTAACCAGGAAATTGTCTTTGACGGTTTCCAGCTCGCTGGCCTGCGTGGCAGCGACGGTCGACGCATCATCATTGTAGATCGCCGGGCCACACCCGATGGTCACTTTGGTCAGAAGCGCCATATCCGGTGTCATACCGCATTTTGATTTCAGATCCTCAGCATACTTTGCAATCAGCTCGTCACGTTTACCCATTTTGGTCTCCCATAATTTTTGCCAGCGGGCCGAAGCCCAATTCGACAATGAGACTAGGCGCAATCGTGGATTGGTCAAAGGAAAAGTTTGCCGCGGTATTCCCCCTAGGCTTCGGCAGGAAAATCGCGCAGGATGTACGCCAGTACAATGGTTTTTTAATGGAGGTACCTATGGGTCTTTGGAGTTTTGTTAAGGGCGCAGGAAAATCGCTGTTTGGTGGCGGAGATGACGAAGGCGCATCTGCCGACACCCTGAACAAGGAAGTTGCCGATCTTGGCATCGATACGTCTGGACTGGATATCAAGGTTGATGGCGAAAAGGTCACCGTTTCCGGCGGCGAGAACCTGAGCGCGGAAGATCGTGAGAAAGTCATTCTGGCAGTTGGTAACGTCGAAGGCGTCGCCGAGGTTGAAGCCGATCTGGATAATGACCCGTCTTTCCACACCGTCGAAAAAGGCGACACTCTCTGGGCGATCGCTGAAAAAACTCTGGGTAATGGCGCGCGTTACAAAGAGATCTTCGAAGCAAACAAACCGATGCTGAAAGATCCCGACCTTATCTATCCCGGTCAGAAACTGCGTATCCCGGGCTAATCTGAGCCAGTTCGTTATTGAAGCGGCCCGTTCTTTGGCGGGCCGTTTTCTTTTGTCCAATTGGCCCCTGCGGCAATTTTTACCTTGTTACACAAGGCAAGGCACTGTCTGATCCCAAAAACTTACAAGCGAGGGCCAGACAAAGATGTCATCATATTTGAAATCCACCCCCACCCGAGACGGCATGTTCGGCGACTATGGCGGCGCCATGTTGCCGCCTCCGTTGGAGCCTCATTTCAAGGAAATCCGCGAGGCGTATGACCGCATATCGAAATCCGCCGATTTCATTGCTGAGCTGCGCAGTATCCGCAAGCATTTCCAAGGTAGACCGACGCCAATTTCATATCTCAAGAACCTTTCTAATCTTTCCGGCGGGGCGCAGATTTATGCCAAGCGTGAAGATTTGAATCACACAGGTGCGCACAAACTGAACCACTGCATGGGCGAAGGTCTGTTGGCGAAGTTTATGGGTAAAACAAAGCTGATGGCCGAAACCGGTGCAGGCCAGCATGGCGTTGCGCTGGCAACCGCTGCCGCCTATTTCGGGCTGGAATGTGAAATCCACATGGGCGAGATCGACATCGCGAAAGAAGCTCCGAACGTCACCCGCATGAAACTTCTCGGCGCCGAAGTCGTGCCGGTGGGTTTCGGCGGACGTTCGCTTAAGGAAGCCGTCGACAGCGCGTTTGAAAGCTATATGGGACAGGCAGACACCGCATTGTTTGCCATTGGTTCGGTCGTTGGGCCGCACCCGTTTCCCCTGATCGTGCGTGATTTTCAGCATATTGTCGGCGTCGAAGCCCGCGCGCAATTCTTTGAAATGACCGGTGGCCTGCCCGACATAGTGGCCGCTTGCGTCGGCGGCGGTTCAAACGCGATGGGCTTGTTTTCGGGCTTCATTGATGACGAAGACGTGGCGCTTTATGGCGTTGAGCCGATGGGTACGTCCTCGAAACTGGGCGAGCACGCCGCGACCATTTCGTTTGGCGAAGACGGCGACATCCACGGCTTCCGCACAATGGTGTTGAAGGATGAAAACGGCGACCCCGCACCAGTGCACACCGTGGCCTCTGGTCTGGATTACCCTGGTGTTGGCCCGGAACACGCGCATCTGTATCGCACGGGCAAAGCGAACTACACCGCCGCCAATGACAAAGAGGCGTTGGACGCGTTCTATGCCCTCAGCCGTCATGAGGGGATCATCCCGGCTTTGGAAAGCGCACACGCCGTTGCCTTTGCGATGCGCGAAGCTCCGAAGAACCCCGGCAAGTCGATCCTGATCAACCTTTCGGGCCGCGGTGACAAAGATATCGACTATGTGACCGAAACATTTGGCTTCGGCGACTGAACTAGCTGACCCCGCTCCCATTAAGGTGCGGGGTCTATCTACCGACAGAAGCCCCAACCGGTGTTCTCCAAGTGGAA
This window contains:
- the lysM gene encoding peptidoglycan-binding protein LysM codes for the protein MGLWSFVKGAGKSLFGGGDDEGASADTLNKEVADLGIDTSGLDIKVDGEKVTVSGGENLSAEDREKVILAVGNVEGVAEVEADLDNDPSFHTVEKGDTLWAIAEKTLGNGARYKEIFEANKPMLKDPDLIYPGQKLRIPG
- a CDS encoding EVE domain-containing protein; this encodes MAFWLFKSEVSTWSWDQQVAKGDTGEEWDGVRNYQARNHMRDMKVGDLGFFYHSQKEKEIVGIVEVIAESHPDSTTDDERWDCVDIKAVRPLKNAVTLAMCKEDERLADMVLVNNTRLSVQPVTKEEWDIVLSLSGDAD
- a CDS encoding YciI family protein, which codes for MLVALICTDKPGAIETRKANRDAHLAYIKETGVVAQAGPFLDADGMMCGSLLILDVANMDAAQAWANGDPYAKAGLFADVRIEQWNRVVG
- a CDS encoding COG4223 family protein, which encodes MARSRKPAKDKPETVEDAVVIDEPETAGSKKAEDEPTPEESDQTPPEDDQQDIEAADAGSEADDAEGSVEETKLTSDPTESAMAQERPASQGGSTFMPLLLGGAVAAALGFGAARYPDQWPFANQPAVDPVEAKLTDMGNRLSGLESSAASQSATLAELQGDTELDRLRGEMGGELDQVRTQFEALSSKLLDLENRVHTVEKLPEGSGMEAAAAAASAYERELQQMRQMLDAELERISSAQDVAQTLEVNAAETAKAAAARAAMSRVLAALESGQPFGDALFDLTKNAGLEAPAALADHSEKGIVTLAALQAGFPAAARDALDASIRAAVEDGQMDRVSAFFRTQLGARSLEPKEGSDPDAILSRAEAALKDGRIDAALTELEAMPDAGKPALEAWIAQATARNDALVAGQALAQQVNSN
- a CDS encoding NAD(P)H-dependent glycerol-3-phosphate dehydrogenase; translation: MSVSVLGAGAFGTALAISLSRTGQPVTLWARDLADMPAARENKRRLPGFSFPDRLMVTDNLGKATQADILLLATPMQSLAGFVTDHASELDGKTLVACCKGIDLKSGLGPAEIIRRACPSATTAILSGPSFAVDIAAGLPTALTLAVEDGHALQAALSTQNIRLYRSADLVGVEIGGALKNVVAIACGITIGAGLGESAHAALMTRGFAEMQRFALSQGAQPDTLSGLSGFGDLALTCSSEKSRNFAFGLALGRGDLPPKGTTVEGKSTAKAVSNLAKKIGLDMPIADMVVAVLDNHLTINEAVAMLLARPLKEE
- a CDS encoding heme biosynthesis protein HemY, translated to MLWSLFKIILFVTAIALLTLGAGYLLETDGGIRIAVGSMEFNLEPLQAVIAGVLLVVAIWLAIILLGLIIAFVRFVNGDETAISRYFDRSRERKGYEALAEGMIALASGEGSTAMSKASRAEKYLRRPELTNLLTAQAAEMSGDKRKADEVYKRLLKDERTQFVGVRGIMKHKLAEGDTETAMKLAQKAFALKPRHTETQDVLLGLQARHNDWSGARKTLGAKLKYGALPRDVHRRRDAVLALSEAKGVLHEGNDIKAREAAIEANRLSPDLVPAAVMAARTYIENGKARYATRVLVKAWSAQPHPDIAAAFAEIAPEESAIERLKRFRALTKHRDGDPETRMLLTELNIAAEDYSEARKALGDLPDVLPSQRALTLLAAIERGEGADDQTVRALLARAVTAPRGPQWVCENCNHVHAAWAPVCDGCKGFDTLAWKSAPETDNAMQGGAEMLPMIVGEANSAEEVVEISDPDIESADDVPDAEIIEADRDAAQDDDPQKP
- the tsaD gene encoding tRNA (adenosine(37)-N6)-threonylcarbamoyltransferase complex transferase subunit TsaD, which gives rise to MTNTVTLLGLESSCDDTAAAVVRHTPGSAPEILSSVVAGQTALHADFGGVVPEIAARAHTEKLDICVEEALLQADMRLSDLDGIAVTAGPGLIGGVVAGVMCAKGLAAGSGLPLIGVNHLAGHALTPRLTDQVRFPYLILLVSGGHCQFLIAKGPDSFTRLGGTIDDAPGEAFDKTAKLLGLPQPGGPAVEQEARAGDPKRFRFPRPLLDRPGCDMSFSGLKTALLRQRDSLVAEHGGLHRADRTDLCAGFQAAIADVLAEKSRRALLEYIHLSPQAPTLAVAGGVAANMTIRHALETICEEEGAMFLAPPLALCTDNAAMIAWAGIERFRAGGRDDMSLQARPRWPLDQKAPAMLGSGKKGAKA
- the gyrB gene encoding DNA topoisomerase (ATP-hydrolyzing) subunit B, with translation MADDAQTGAEYGAESIKVLKGLEAVRKRPGMYIGDTDDGSGLHHMVYEVVDNGIDEALAGHADAVNVTIHADNSVSVSDNGRGIPTDIHQEEGVSAAEVIMTQLHAGGKFDSNSYKVSGGLHGVGVSVVNALSDWLELRIWRGGKEHVARFERGETVEHLKVVGDCGDRTGTEVRFLASTDTFSNLEYQFKTLENRLRELSFLNSGVRIIIEDERPAEKLHTELHYDGGVKEFVKYLDRSKTSLMEEPIFVTGEKDGIGVEVAMWWNDGYHENVLPFTNNIPQRDGGAHLAGFRGALTRTLNLYANSSGLAKKEKINFTGDDAREGLTCVLSVKVPDPKFSSQTKDKLVSSEVRPAVEGLMNEKLQEWFDENPQIARMIVGKIIEAALAREAARKAREMTRKKSSLDIASLPGKLADCQERDPAKRELFMVEGDSAGGSAKQGRSRHNQAVLPLRGKILNVERARFDRMLSSQEIGTIITALGTGIGRDEFDISKLRYHKIIIMTDADVDGAHIRTLLLTFFFRQMPELIEGGYLYIAQPPLYKVARGKSEVYVKDQIGLEDYLIDQGIEGTVLRLANGEEIAGADLSRVVEAARNFRRILDAFPTHYPRNILEQAALAGAFDPGRVDADLQAVAESVAARLDKVAVEYERGWQGRITQDHGIRLARILRGVEEIRTLDGAVLRSGEARRLSSVSKDTRDVYRESSNLVRKDREVMVQGPIDLLQAILSEGEKGLTLQRYKGLGEMNPGQLWETTLDPEARTLLQVKVDDLADADDLFTKLMGDVVEPRREFIQQNALSVENLDF
- a CDS encoding uroporphyrinogen-III synthase; translated protein: MSTQKTLVLTRPDESSAQFLAQVEARLGDKVCAVLSPVLRIVPTTGWPDLSAFDVVIATSVHAIQGSLEGKPVFCVGERTAEAAAKAGGEVRHCALDAAALITWIRSQPNPGRTVYLRGSHVATDIPAALRALSIESSAIHTYRQEELPLTEAASTALEGEGSTILPLFSPRSARLIGRAIVQPGQRLQVIAISDAVADAWQDVTGGSCDVINQPTGDAMVGRIVAALRH
- a CDS encoding DUF2853 family protein, whose protein sequence is MGKRDELIAKYAEDLKSKCGMTPDMALLTKVTIGCGPAIYNDDASTVAATQASELETVKDNFLVKKLGLADGPQLMEAINAVIDTYGRSERNKYRAVVYYMLVKHFGKESVYG
- a CDS encoding DUF1761 domain-containing protein; amino-acid sequence: MLQVLVAAIAGYAFGAVWYMALAKPWVKATGIAVDEDGRPTDKSPLPFIVAFISAVVVAGMMRHIFVMAGIDSVGKGLTTGLGLGLFVAAPWIVNNVMFGDRDKSLIWIDGGYAAGGCAVIGLVLALF